In Laspinema palackyanum D2c, the genomic window CTCTAGTTCAGTCATTCCCTATGCTTCGAGTTTAGAAGAAAAAACAGATAGTCAGCCCTGTTTAGAACCAGCGGAATTCCTGCTCCATTATCAACCGATTGTGGCATTAGATACGGGGCTCCTCTCAGGATTTGAAGCCTTAGTGCGCTGGCAACATCCGGAACGCGGGTTAGTGTATCCCGGGGAATTTATCCCGGTGGCGGAAGAAACGGGGTTGATTTTACCCTTAGGGGAATGGGTGTTGCGGGAAGCTTGTTTGCAAATGCAACAGTGGCATGAGCAGTTTAAGACGCCAGAACCGTTGAGTATTAGTGTTAATTTATCGGGGCAGCAGTTGGGACAACCGGATTTATTAGATCGCATCGATCGCATTTTAGAAGAAACCCATCTGGACCCGAGTAGTTTAAAGTTAGAAATTACTGAAAGTGTGTTAATGGAAAATGCAGCATTAGCCGCGAAGTTACTGGAAAAATTGAGGGCGCGCAATATTCATTTGTGCATTGATGATTTTGGCACCGGATATTCTTCCTTGTCTCATTTGGCGCAATTTCCCATTAATACCTTGAAAATTGATAAATCATTTGTGATGGGAATGGAGGGGGATAATGAAAGTTCGGAAATTGTCCGGGCGATCGCCACCCTCGCCCATAATCTCGGGATGTACGTCACCGCCGAAGGGGTGGAAAAAGAGCAACATTTAGTACAGCTTTGGTCCTTGCACTGCGATTATGGACAGGGGTATTTTTTCTCCCGAGGGTTGGACTCGGTGGCAGCCCAAAAATTGCTAGAAAAATCCCCTCGGTGGTAACTCTCTTCCCCATTTTTCCCGGGGTTTCATATCACAAAACCTGACATTTGTCAAGGATTAAAATAAATCATCAAGAGACGAGGGGAAATCGTCTCGGGGAGGGACCTGGCGATCGCCCAACTCAGAAGGGGGGCGATCGCTACTCCAGGCCCACCAAACACAACCGCAGTTCCCACACTCATAAAACTCCTGCCACTTGCGACGGTGGTTTTCGGTATAAACCGGCGATCGCCGGTTAATCCAAACCCGTTGCGCCTGCATCGAGGTCGCATGGCAAGAAGGGCAGTCGAACTCGTGAGCGTGAACTGCCTTCGTTGTCCATTCCGGTGGAATTGGCTCAAAAGCTTCCATGTCTTCAACTTCACTCATTAAAATGGCCGATAGCTGCCCTAATATTCCCTCGAAGGGCTGGTTTTGTCCCAACCCACTCCAAAGGAGGAACGAATCGCACTATCGTATTCTATTGTAGGACGCTCTGGGCGTTTCTTTGCGAGTTCTCCCAAACTCTAACTATCCCTACTCTCAACCCGAATCTGTCTATCATGGATCCATCACCCGAAATTTTCCGATTATTGGACTTGATGCCTGCATCGGGTCGGATGCTGTGCAAAATTGTCAATAAACCGCAACAATCCACGGCGATCGAGAGTTCCTTTCCCCTGCCTTGGGCCAGGGAACGACCGATTTATATTAACTTTGACCTCTGGCGTAAATTATCCAGACCCCAAAGAGATTTGTTACTTCTGAGAACCGTGAGCTGGTTATTGGGGGTGAAATGGTTTAAACCGGACTTATATCAAGGGGTGGTGATTGCTGGATTGTTAGGCACTCTGGTTGAACTCGTGGAAGGAGATGCCGTAGGAGTGGTTACTGCTGGAGGGTTAACGGCCCTGGCAGGCGCTCAAATTTGGCGAAGCACCCACCGCAGCGATCGCGAAATAGAGGCGGATCAAGCGGCGATTCAAATTGCCCTGAGAAGAGGCTATAACGAACCGGAAGCGGCTAGACATTTGTTGAGTGCGATCGAAACTGTTGCCACCCTCGAAGGAAGACCCGGGTTAGATTTTATGGAACTGATTCGCATCCAAAACTTACGGGCGATCGCCGGACTTTCCACCGTCGGCATTCCTGAAGAG contains:
- a CDS encoding DUF3318 domain-containing protein, which encodes MDPSPEIFRLLDLMPASGRMLCKIVNKPQQSTAIESSFPLPWARERPIYINFDLWRKLSRPQRDLLLLRTVSWLLGVKWFKPDLYQGVVIAGLLGTLVELVEGDAVGVVTAGGLTALAGAQIWRSTHRSDREIEADQAAIQIALRRGYNEPEAARHLLSAIETVATLEGRPGLDFMELIRIQNLRAIAGLSTVGIPEEGIRE